The following are encoded together in the Streptomyces sp. NBC_01465 genome:
- a CDS encoding citrate synthase/methylcitrate synthase: MSISTAPAQAPAPRGLAGVVVTETALGDVRGTEGFYHYRQYSAVELAETRTFEDVWYLMVHGELPSLAEREVFTARTAALRTLPEEVREALPAIARAGSGPLAGLRTALSLFGASAGFRPVYDITPDQRADDALAACAVVPTLLTALYRIGQGLDPVAPRTDLPHAANYLYMLTGSEPDPVRARAVEQYLISTIDHGFNASTFTSRVIASTGADVAACLVGAVGALSGPLHGGAPSRALDTLDAIATPGRIDPWIRERVLEGDRIMGFGHPVYRTEDPRSRMLRGIAQQFGGPLVDFAVQVESRVEAILAELKPGRELHTNVEFYAGVVMELCGLPREMFTPTFCAARVVGWSANILEQSADSKIIRPAARYVGPSAPQAVPAI; the protein is encoded by the coding sequence ATGTCGATCAGCACAGCACCGGCTCAGGCTCCGGCTCCGCGTGGGCTGGCGGGCGTAGTAGTCACCGAGACCGCACTCGGAGACGTCCGCGGAACCGAGGGCTTCTACCACTACCGCCAGTACTCGGCGGTGGAGCTCGCCGAGACCCGTACCTTCGAGGACGTCTGGTACCTGATGGTCCACGGCGAACTCCCCTCCCTCGCCGAGCGCGAGGTGTTCACCGCACGCACCGCAGCACTGCGGACGCTCCCCGAGGAGGTCCGGGAGGCGCTTCCCGCGATCGCCCGTGCCGGATCGGGTCCTCTCGCGGGCCTCCGTACGGCGCTCTCCCTGTTCGGTGCGTCCGCCGGCTTCCGCCCGGTGTACGACATCACCCCCGACCAGCGCGCCGACGACGCCCTCGCCGCCTGCGCGGTCGTCCCCACGCTGCTGACGGCGCTGTACCGCATCGGGCAGGGGCTCGACCCCGTCGCGCCGCGCACCGACCTGCCGCACGCGGCCAACTACCTCTACATGCTGACCGGTTCGGAGCCGGACCCGGTCCGTGCGCGAGCGGTCGAGCAGTATCTGATCTCGACGATCGACCACGGCTTCAACGCGTCCACGTTCACGTCCCGCGTCATCGCCTCCACCGGCGCCGATGTGGCGGCCTGCCTGGTCGGCGCCGTGGGCGCCCTCTCGGGCCCCCTCCACGGCGGCGCCCCCAGCCGTGCCCTGGACACCCTCGACGCCATCGCGACCCCGGGCCGCATCGACCCCTGGATCCGCGAACGCGTTCTGGAGGGCGACCGCATCATGGGCTTCGGCCACCCCGTCTACCGCACGGAGGACCCCCGCTCGCGGATGCTGCGGGGCATCGCACAGCAATTCGGCGGCCCGCTGGTGGACTTCGCGGTCCAGGTCGAGTCCCGGGTCGAGGCGATCCTGGCGGAACTGAAGCCGGGCCGCGAGCTCCACACGAACGTCGAGTTCTACGCGGGCGTGGTGATGGAACTCTGCGGCCTGCCGCGCGAGATGTTCACCCCGACGTTCTGCGCGGCGCGCGTGGTGGGCTGGAGCGCGAACATCCTGGAACAGTCGGCAGACTCCAAAATCATCCGACCTGCGGCGCGGTACGTCGGGCCATCAGCACCTCAGGCAGTCCCGGCCATCTGA
- a CDS encoding DUF6082 family protein, protein MATQKLGMLEAVAAGIAAGGAAGLAVLVAQHRSLVERRRHDKNVSLGRQQQLLYELLTKAIDDPDLAAVLDTYDEDFPHATQRQYLFANILYTNALLAHRVGLVSKQELFGHLRQTFNNRIVRDYWRATSHHRQSLVSTSEEARAGRMMDALIRELDENDEEWWIVGQPPAE, encoded by the coding sequence ATGGCCACACAGAAGCTAGGGATGCTGGAGGCCGTCGCGGCGGGGATCGCAGCCGGAGGGGCGGCAGGCCTGGCCGTGCTGGTCGCCCAGCACCGGAGCCTCGTCGAACGGCGGCGGCACGACAAAAACGTCAGCCTGGGCCGTCAACAGCAACTGCTGTACGAGCTCCTGACCAAGGCGATCGACGATCCGGATCTGGCTGCGGTACTGGACACCTACGACGAGGACTTCCCGCACGCCACGCAGCGGCAATACCTCTTCGCCAACATCCTCTACACCAACGCCCTCCTGGCCCACCGGGTCGGCCTCGTCTCAAAGCAGGAGCTCTTCGGGCACCTCAGGCAGACCTTCAACAACCGGATCGTCCGGGACTATTGGCGAGCGACCTCCCATCATCGCCAGAGCCTGGTCAGTACTTCCGAGGAGGCCCGGGCGGGCCGCATGATGGACGCTCTCATACGCGAACTGGACGAGAACGATGAAGAGTGGTGGATCGTCGGCCAGCCACCCGCGGAGTAG